The proteins below come from a single Mercenaria mercenaria strain notata chromosome 3, MADL_Memer_1, whole genome shotgun sequence genomic window:
- the LOC123523789 gene encoding uncharacterized protein LOC123523789 produces the protein MFQQPGYIENVSVRLSEALSDIGVDERLVLKKRRAWLLIESMNRKVLHLLDVNGSTYCFGSQSEATTTQGLKSDLDILVCGNGYNVVQDWGDWEPGRRNYLMIQDETVSPGYCLLQQLRDDAPLPYHGVPDQYSFEDRTEKIVLMNTVIMSSPSIASYLEGTRHGPALARQGRPGFSDTDVVPALPCKSWPQQARQWLDKQGVGQWPSDDIRRYCCNTGCFVVGVGSKGSENEELEWRISTSKAERCLMLNLNITQIRCYVLMKMVLKTFIKPHFSDTISSFMCKTVLFHSIANTHSNIWREDKILVCLSLCLFVLYNCILNENCPHFIIPGNNLMRGHISHEYKPYILEILQYIINSEGRALLGIECDDLGARIQLKLSCFVEFKTSDFISGNILENTAGFLVMDIWNCLVLIRSNTYKETVQILLKYIFKLVRVSNQCQRLDKTACCLLARPLSTTLGTVLASHNIQHDNAISAEALTLISLGLNTDVASGKLKLASMLYCIGDTQRTEIVLRDIEESYDLNIVEPICHCYQFIAQAPRRGFIAICDNHNEEAIQYTTALCVKFLPCEINCVPTELKYEMFRSTQGDLVSRGRFDH, from the coding sequence atgtttcaacAACCTGGTTATATTGAGAATGTATCAGTGAGACTGTCTGAGGCTCTTTCTGATATAGGGGTGGATGAGAGACTGGTTTTGAAGAAGAGAAGAGCATGGCTGCTGATAGAGTCTATGAATAGGAAAGTACTACATCTACTGGATGTGAATGGTTCAACGTACTGTTTCGGCAGTCAGTCAGAAGCTACAACTACACAGGGACTCAAATCTGACCTTGATATCCTTGTCTGTGGTAATGGCTATAATGTGGTTCAAGACTGGGGTGATTGGGAACCTGGTAGAAGAAATTACTTGATGATCCAGGATGAGACTGTATCCCCTGGTTACTGTCTACTACAACAACTGAGAGACGATGCTCCTCTTCCTTACCATGGTGTACCTGATCAATATTCTTTCGAGGATAGAACAGAAAAAATAGTGCTAATGAATACAGTCATCATGTCGTCTCCATCAATAGCTTCTTATTTAGAGGGAACAAGGCATGGTCCAGCACTTGCACGCCAAGGACGACCCGGGTTCAGTGATACTGACGTTGTTCCTGCTCTCCCCTGTAAATCATGGCCTCAACAAGCTAGACAATGGTTAGACAAGCAAGGTGTAGGTCAGTGGCCTTCAGATGACATTAGGAGATATTGTTGCAATACTGGATGTTTTGTTGTTGGAGTTGGAAGCAAGGGCAGTGAAAATGAAGAACTGGAATGGAGAATATCAACATCCAAAGCAGAGAGGTGTTTAATGCTCAATTTAAATATTACGCAGATTCGATGTTATGTCCTGATGAAGATGGTTCTGAAAACTTTCATCAAGCCACACTTTAGTGACaccatttcaagtttcatgtgtaaaacagtccTCTTTCACAGTATTGCAAATACACATTCTAACATCTGGAGAGAAGATAAAATACTTGTCTGCCTATCACTGTGTTTATTTGTCCTGTATaactgtattttaaatgaaaactgtcCTCATTTTATCATACCTGGAAACAACTTGATGAGAGGACACATTTCTCATGAATATAAGCCTTACATTCTTGAAATACTGCAGTATATTATAAACAGTGAAGGGAGAGCATTACTGGGTATTGAATGTGATGATCTTGGTGCAAGGATTCAGCTGAAGTTGAGTTGTTTTGTTGAATTCAAAACAAGTGACTTTATTTCAGGAAACATATTAGAAAATACTGCAGGATTCCTTGTTATGGACATTTGGAATTGTCTAGTTTTGATCAGAAGCAATACTTACAAAGAAACTGTACAGATACtgctgaaatatattttcaaacttgtcaGAGTTTCTAATCAATGTCAAAGACTGGATAAAACAGCTTGCTGCCTTCTGGCTCGTCCATTAAGCACAACCCTGGGAACTGTTCTGGCCTCCCACAACATTCAACATGACAATGCTATTTCAGCCGAAGCTCTCACATTGATCTCGCTGGGTTTAAACACAGATGTTGCATCTGGTAAACTGAAGCTAGCATCCATGTTGTACTGTATAGGGGATACACAAAGGACAGAAATTGTTCTCAGAGATATTGAAGAAAGCTATGATCTAAACATTGTTGAGCCTATTTGTCACTGTTATCAGTTCATCGCTCAAGCTCCAAGAAGAGGATTCATTGCAATATGTGACAATCATAATGAAGAAGCTATACAGTACACTACAGCACTCTGTGTCAAATTTCTGCCATGTGAAATTAACTGTGTTCCAACagaattaaaatatgaaatgtttagatcTACACAAGGGGACCTAGTTTCTAGAGGTAGATTTGACCATTGA